A part of Rhopalosiphum maidis isolate BTI-1 chromosome 3, ASM367621v3, whole genome shotgun sequence genomic DNA contains:
- the LOC113557549 gene encoding general transcription factor II-I repeat domain-containing protein 2-like codes for MNCAYFSIALYESTDVSDVSQLLIFVRVISPQFEMYEELLELCSLHESTKGIDIFNAVKNAIEPFGGFKKMSSVVTDGAKSMVGKNIGFVGLLRKSDINVPAIHCIIHQEALCGKIMKLDNIMNTVFKITNIIRGGNRSLNHRNFIKYLEELDCEYVIKQEFDNEFNFEHCITHIDELIVEFKRRFEEIEFMRPQINLFNNPMAVEIEKHDPSLQLELCELQTDPFLSAKEIDVSFWKTLPVEKYPILRDFALKMSSMFGTTYICECTFSNLKHIKSKERNRLTDETLGHLLRVSTTEIEVDFTKLSIEKPHPQVSH; via the exons ATGAATTGcgcatatttttcaatagcaTTATACGAAAGTACTGATGTTTCAGATGTTAgtcaacttttaatatttgttagagTTATTTCTCCACaatttgaaatgtatgaagAACTTTTAGAATTGTGTTCCTTGCATGAATCAACCAAAggaattgatatttttaatgctgTAAAAAATGCAATTGAACCATTTGGaggtttcaaaaaaatgtcatcGGTTGTGACTGATGGTGCAAAATCTATGGTTGgcaaaaatattggttttgttGGATTATTGCGCAAATCTGATATTAATGTTCCTGCAATACATTGCATTATTCATCAAGAAGCGTTGTGtggtaaaataatgaaacttgATAACATTATGaatacagtatttaaaattactaatataattagagGAGGCAACCGTAGTTTGAACCaccgtaattttattaaatatttagaagaaCTTGATTGTGAATATg TTATAAAACAAGAATttgataatgaatttaattttgaacattGCATTACCCACATTGATGAATTAATTGTAGAGTTCAAAAGACGATTTGAAGAAATTGAATTTATGCGtcctcaaataaatttatttaataatcctATGGCAGTTGAAATTGAAAAGCATGATCCTTCACTTCAATTAGAATTATGTGAGTTACAAACAGATCCATTTTTATCTGCAAAAGAGATTGATGTGTCATTTTGGAAAACATTACCAGTTGAAAAATATCCAATTCTAAGAGATTTCgcattaaaaatgtcatctaTGTTTGGAACCACATACATATGCGAATGTACATTTTCGAACTTGAAACATATTAAATCGAAGGAAAGAAATCGTTTAACAGATGAAACCTTGGGACATTTACTAAGAGTTTCAACTACAGAAATAGAAGTGGATTTTACTAAATTGTCTATTGAAAAACCTCATCCTCAAGtatcacattaa